One window of Streptomyces sp. NBC_00273 genomic DNA carries:
- a CDS encoding dynamin family protein: protein MDVRPQLLDALSALRDRVASVRLPLPLPGAPRARQTRAELLAQLDDYLVPRLKAPEAPMLAVVGGSTGAGKSTLVNSLVGRQVSEAGVLRPTTRTPVLVCHPDDHHWFAGMRVLPDLMRVWVPHGEEEVTPAARSRARDRGPADSHATREMRIETVSSLPRGLAILDAPDIDSLVVENRTLAAQLICAADVWVMVTTASRYADAVPWHLLRTAKQYRATLITVLDRVPHQVLAEVSRQYGALLTKAGLGDVPRFTVPELPESTGGGGLLPASAVAPLFAWLAHHAQDPAARQYAVGRTALGALDSLKRRMPELASAVAAQHAAAVRLTSAVEDAYKREGKRVRGRLDHGAVLAGDALTRWRGYPLDTSADELLESLSESLAALLQCAVAAADERIAEAWRREPAAGALSLPAPDREAGERIGMAVRRWRRVLEELAEEEVAKSDRQPAPEPDGVAALLVAALLGGKRARPAGEKLAERIGAQAALRLRDRGGELVGDHLDQVLRAERDRRLAPLEALEVTPEPQAELIAALSVLQKER from the coding sequence TTGGATGTTCGGCCTCAGCTGCTCGATGCCCTGTCCGCCCTGCGCGACCGGGTCGCGTCCGTGCGTCTGCCGCTGCCCCTGCCCGGCGCTCCACGCGCCCGCCAAACCAGAGCCGAGCTGCTCGCGCAGCTCGACGACTACCTCGTACCCCGGCTGAAGGCGCCCGAGGCGCCGATGCTCGCCGTCGTCGGCGGATCCACCGGGGCCGGTAAGTCCACCCTCGTCAACTCCCTCGTCGGCCGACAGGTCAGCGAAGCCGGGGTGCTGCGCCCGACCACGCGTACACCGGTGCTCGTCTGTCATCCGGACGACCACCACTGGTTCGCCGGCATGCGCGTACTGCCCGACCTGATGCGGGTCTGGGTGCCGCACGGGGAAGAAGAGGTGACTCCCGCCGCCAGATCCCGGGCCCGCGACCGCGGACCGGCCGACAGCCACGCGACCCGCGAGATGCGGATCGAGACGGTTTCCAGCCTGCCGCGCGGGCTCGCCATCCTCGACGCCCCCGACATCGACTCCCTCGTGGTCGAGAACCGGACCCTCGCCGCCCAACTCATCTGCGCCGCCGACGTCTGGGTGATGGTCACCACCGCCTCGCGGTACGCCGACGCCGTCCCCTGGCACCTGCTGCGCACCGCCAAGCAGTACAGGGCCACCCTCATCACCGTCCTCGACCGGGTCCCGCACCAGGTGCTCGCCGAGGTCTCGCGGCAGTACGGGGCCCTGCTCACCAAGGCCGGGCTGGGCGACGTACCGCGGTTCACCGTCCCGGAGCTGCCCGAGTCCACCGGCGGGGGCGGGCTGCTGCCGGCCAGCGCCGTCGCCCCGCTGTTCGCCTGGCTCGCCCACCACGCGCAGGACCCGGCCGCCCGGCAGTACGCCGTCGGGCGCACCGCGCTCGGCGCGCTGGACTCGCTGAAGCGCCGGATGCCGGAGCTCGCCTCCGCCGTCGCCGCCCAGCACGCCGCCGCCGTACGGCTGACCTCGGCCGTCGAGGACGCGTACAAACGGGAGGGCAAGCGGGTCCGGGGTCGCCTCGACCACGGCGCCGTACTGGCCGGGGACGCCCTGACCCGGTGGCGCGGCTACCCGCTCGACACGAGCGCCGACGAACTGCTGGAGTCGCTCTCCGAATCCCTCGCCGCGCTCCTCCAGTGCGCCGTCGCCGCCGCCGACGAGCGCATCGCCGAGGCCTGGCGGCGCGAGCCGGCCGCCGGCGCGCTCTCGCTGCCCGCGCCCGACCGGGAGGCGGGCGAGCGCATCGGCATGGCCGTACGCCGCTGGCGGCGGGTCCTGGAGGAACTCGCCGAAGAGGAGGTGGCCAAGAGCGACAGGCAGCCCGCACCCGAACCCGACGGCGTGGCCGCCCTGCTCGTCGCCGCCCTGCTCGGCGGCAAACGGGCCCGGCCCGCGGGGGAGAAGCTCGCCGAACGGATCGGCGCTCAGGCCGCCCTGCGGCTGCGCGACCGGGGCGGGGAGCTGGTCGGCGACCACCTCGACCAGGTGCTGCGTGCCGAACGCGACCGCCGGCTCGCCCCGCTGGAGGCGCTCGAAGTGACCCCGGAACCACAGGCCGAGCTGATTGCCGCGCTGTCCGTACTGCAGAAGGAGAGGTGA
- a CDS encoding GTPase — protein sequence MTALTDRTDDRWDDGLIARSRPRALDGDQDEEGYEGDERDEALVRAVSGAGSDGGKSTAPPLSPEGQALRLRLDALRQLVGLSRTRLDGKTLAEAGRVLDEAAARRGLSPQHTVVAIAGATGSGKSTLFNSLAGVQISEMGLRRPTTAAPIACSWSDGAAGLLDRLEIPGRLRRRPRETSEAEALRGMVLVDLPDLDSAVGAHRDHVDRVLALVDAVVWVVDPEKYADAVLHERYLRPLAGHAEVTFVVLNQVDRLPGEAADLVLDDLRRLLDEDGIALGEHGEPGATVLGLSALTGEGVGELRELLGQFTQEKGAATRRISADVDRAAGRLRPLYVADGHTGPEIGEAARAEFEDRLAEAVGAYAAGLAAERAWRRNAGKACGTPWLRLWRWYEGRRAPRTLAGLAALAVIGGRGQVIAEAPVEQEVTARQRVEQAVRAVADEAVSGLPEPWAQAVRETAVRGADGLPEALDEIAVTLGAAVAVPSVKPPRPTWWPAAVLGQAAMTLLQIFGGLWLVGQIVGVLEPRLMPPVLLMVAGIIGGPLVEWSCSIAARGPARRYGQDAERRLRQAAAGCGRARVLEPVAAELLRYREVREQYATVAAGGSRLSTTRQ from the coding sequence GTGACCGCCCTGACCGACCGTACCGACGACCGCTGGGACGACGGACTCATCGCGCGCTCGCGCCCCCGGGCCCTCGACGGCGACCAGGACGAGGAGGGGTACGAGGGCGATGAGCGCGACGAGGCCCTCGTGCGGGCCGTCTCCGGCGCCGGCAGCGACGGCGGCAAGTCGACCGCGCCCCCGCTCAGCCCCGAGGGACAGGCCCTGAGGCTGCGCCTCGACGCACTGCGCCAGTTGGTCGGGCTCTCCCGGACCAGGCTCGACGGAAAGACCCTCGCCGAGGCCGGTCGGGTCCTGGACGAGGCGGCCGCGCGCCGCGGGCTGTCACCCCAGCACACGGTCGTCGCGATCGCCGGAGCCACTGGAAGCGGCAAGTCCACTCTCTTCAATTCACTCGCCGGTGTGCAGATCTCCGAGATGGGGCTGCGCCGCCCGACCACCGCCGCGCCCATCGCGTGCAGCTGGTCGGACGGAGCCGCCGGCCTGCTGGACCGGTTGGAGATCCCTGGGCGGCTGCGGCGCCGGCCCCGCGAGACCTCGGAGGCGGAGGCGCTGCGCGGGATGGTCCTCGTCGACCTGCCCGACCTGGACTCGGCGGTCGGCGCGCACCGGGACCACGTGGACCGGGTGCTGGCACTGGTCGACGCCGTGGTGTGGGTGGTGGATCCGGAGAAGTACGCGGACGCCGTGCTGCACGAGCGGTACCTGAGACCGCTCGCCGGGCACGCGGAGGTGACCTTCGTCGTCCTCAACCAGGTGGACCGGCTGCCCGGGGAGGCCGCCGACCTCGTACTGGACGACCTGCGCCGGCTCCTCGACGAGGACGGCATCGCCCTCGGCGAGCACGGCGAGCCCGGTGCCACCGTCCTCGGGCTGTCCGCACTCACCGGGGAGGGCGTGGGGGAACTGCGAGAGCTCCTCGGACAGTTCACCCAGGAGAAGGGTGCGGCCACCCGGCGGATCTCCGCCGACGTCGACCGCGCGGCCGGGCGGCTGCGACCGCTGTACGTGGCGGACGGGCACACCGGGCCGGAGATCGGGGAGGCGGCGCGCGCCGAGTTCGAGGACCGGCTCGCCGAGGCGGTCGGGGCGTACGCGGCCGGGCTCGCCGCCGAACGTGCGTGGCGGCGCAATGCCGGAAAGGCGTGCGGGACGCCGTGGCTGCGGCTGTGGCGCTGGTACGAGGGCCGCCGCGCGCCGCGCACCCTGGCGGGCTTGGCCGCCCTCGCGGTGATCGGCGGGCGCGGCCAGGTCATCGCCGAGGCCCCGGTCGAGCAGGAGGTGACCGCACGTCAGCGGGTGGAGCAGGCCGTGCGGGCGGTCGCCGACGAGGCGGTGTCCGGGCTGCCCGAGCCGTGGGCGCAGGCGGTCCGGGAGACCGCGGTGCGCGGCGCCGACGGGCTGCCGGAGGCGCTGGACGAGATCGCGGTGACCCTCGGGGCGGCGGTGGCGGTACCGAGCGTCAAACCGCCGCGGCCCACGTGGTGGCCGGCGGCCGTGCTGGGGCAGGCGGCGATGACCCTGCTGCAGATCTTCGGCGGGCTGTGGTTGGTCGGGCAGATCGTCGGGGTCCTGGAGCCGCGGCTGATGCCGCCGGTGCTGCTGATGGTGGCGGGCATCATCGGCGGGCCGCTCGTGGAGTGGTCCTGCTCGATCGCGGCCCGGGGTCCGGCGCGCAGGTACGGGCAGGACGCGGAGCGCCGACTGCGGCAGGCGGCGGCCGGGTGCGGCAGGGCCCGGGTGTTGGAGCCGGTCGCGGCGGAGCTGCTGCGCTACCGGGAGGTGCGGGAGCAGTACGCCACGGTGGCCGCAGGGGGGAGCAGGTTGTCCACAACCCGGCAGTAA
- a CDS encoding single-stranded DNA-binding protein has product MYDTQVTLVGYVATQIDYKETVNGPAARFRFAVTPRYFDRRKDAWTDGTTSFYTVWARRALAVNLAGSVSVGEPLVVHGRLRVRDDPPDGEGNRWFSAEIDATAIGHDLNRGTAAFRRVVRTDTPLMGTQKAAVV; this is encoded by the coding sequence ATGTACGACACCCAGGTGACGCTGGTGGGTTATGTGGCGACGCAGATCGACTACAAGGAGACGGTGAACGGGCCGGCGGCGCGGTTCCGCTTCGCGGTGACGCCGAGGTACTTCGACCGGCGCAAGGACGCTTGGACGGACGGGACCACCAGCTTCTACACGGTGTGGGCGCGGCGGGCGCTCGCCGTGAACCTCGCCGGTTCCGTATCCGTCGGCGAGCCGTTGGTGGTGCACGGGCGGCTGCGGGTGCGGGACGACCCGCCCGACGGAGAGGGCAACCGGTGGTTCTCCGCGGAGATCGACGCGACGGCCATCGGTCACGACCTGAACCGCGGGACCGCCGCCTTCCGGCGGGTGGTGCGGACGGACACGCCGCTGATGGGCACTCAGAAGGCGGCGGTGGTATGA
- a CDS encoding thioester domain-containing protein: MAVALLAAALATAPAARAAADSGPVAPRSAEGASAVLDGLKTFGLAVLRSGDGSVRQIPAGLFEMRVDGGGMLQTYGVGVTGNAQPQARYTESAWSVSPLAGNREAGRIRWVLEHSYPQHNDLAGLAKAAGAGALTAQSAAAGTQVAIWRLADGAQVEAADPAAEKLADYLQRAAGQLPEPPASLGLDPGDVSGAVGTRLGPVTVRTGAPSVSVIPDAAAVAMGVRVVDAEGQPLTTAANGSRLYFEVPAGTPDGTASVTVQGTTKVPVGRVFTGELLAHAQIVAGSSESAATATATAVWPQPPATAVEATPGDAPGAGSGSAAEVLGERSAAVATTSPDEERLATSGSSAATPVIASLAVGLVVLGGLVVLLLRKRPQDEEDTP, from the coding sequence CTGGCGGTGGCCCTGCTGGCGGCGGCCCTCGCCACCGCTCCCGCGGCGCGGGCGGCCGCCGACTCCGGCCCGGTGGCCCCCAGGTCAGCCGAGGGTGCGAGCGCCGTGCTGGACGGGCTGAAGACGTTCGGGCTGGCGGTCCTGCGGTCCGGTGACGGCTCGGTCCGGCAGATCCCGGCCGGGCTGTTCGAGATGCGGGTCGACGGCGGCGGGATGCTCCAGACGTACGGGGTCGGCGTGACGGGCAACGCCCAGCCCCAGGCCCGGTACACCGAGAGCGCCTGGAGCGTCAGCCCGCTCGCCGGCAACCGGGAGGCGGGCCGGATCCGCTGGGTCCTGGAACACTCCTACCCGCAGCACAACGATCTGGCCGGGCTCGCCAAGGCGGCCGGGGCCGGGGCCCTCACGGCGCAGAGCGCGGCCGCCGGGACCCAGGTGGCGATCTGGCGGCTGGCGGACGGAGCGCAGGTCGAGGCCGCGGACCCGGCGGCCGAGAAACTGGCCGACTACCTACAGCGGGCCGCCGGGCAGCTGCCGGAGCCGCCGGCCTCGCTCGGGCTGGACCCCGGCGACGTGTCGGGAGCGGTGGGCACCCGGCTCGGCCCGGTGACCGTGCGGACCGGGGCGCCGAGCGTGTCGGTCATCCCGGACGCGGCGGCCGTCGCGATGGGGGTGCGGGTGGTGGACGCCGAGGGGCAGCCGCTGACCACCGCCGCCAACGGGAGCCGGCTGTACTTCGAGGTGCCCGCGGGCACCCCCGACGGGACGGCCTCGGTCACCGTCCAGGGCACGACCAAGGTGCCGGTCGGGCGGGTCTTCACCGGCGAGCTGCTGGCCCACGCCCAGATCGTGGCCGGATCCAGCGAGTCCGCGGCCACCGCCACGGCCACGGCGGTCTGGCCGCAGCCCCCGGCGACGGCGGTGGAAGCCACCCCGGGCGATGCCCCGGGGGCCGGTTCCGGCTCGGCGGCCGAGGTACTGGGCGAGCGGTCCGCAGCCGTTGCGACGACCTCCCCGGACGAGGAGCGGCTGGCGACCAGCGGCAGCTCGGCGGCCACTCCGGTCATCGCCTCCCTGGCGGTGGGCCTGGTGGTCCTGGGCGGCCTGGTGGTGCTGCTGCTCCGCAAGCGCCCGCAGGACGAAGAGGACACGCCCTGA
- a CDS encoding bifunctional phosphatase PAP2/diacylglycerol kinase family protein → MADQELTWSGTFARWDRRVFDAVARRHWPGADRVLPRLGRAANHGVLWGGAAAAIAVFGSAGARKAAVRGVASLALASATINTVGKWSVRRPRPLLQGVPLNRQLATQPQTTSFPSGHSASAFAFATGVALASPGWGAVMAPVAASVAFSRVYTGVHYPSDVLVGASLGVAAGFVVRRLARDAQEARVVPGDERTAAGAPALPDGAGLTVVVNTGSGTAAEGLDALRTRLPAAEVIECEGPELPATLAKAASRATVLGVCGGDGTVNAAATAALGAGVPLAVFPGGTLNHFALDLGLAGAEATCEAVAQGQAVRVGVGRFSPGPGGESGYFLNNFSIGAYPELLGHRLRWAPRIGGGPAALLAAWRVLRSQRPVRLRLAGRPRSVWLLFAGNGTYHGTGPTPRRRDSLGEGLLDLRLVHGGGRPGPRLLAAAFTGPLSRSPVHVATRLRSLRIGDIPAGTPLAYDGEYAEAPTALVLDQLPDALTVYRPR, encoded by the coding sequence ATGGCTGATCAAGAACTGACCTGGTCCGGCACCTTCGCCCGGTGGGACCGCCGGGTGTTCGACGCGGTGGCCCGGCGGCACTGGCCCGGGGCCGACCGGGTGCTGCCGCGGCTCGGCCGGGCCGCGAACCACGGGGTGCTGTGGGGCGGGGCCGCCGCGGCGATCGCGGTCTTCGGGTCGGCCGGCGCCCGCAAGGCCGCCGTGCGCGGGGTCGCCTCGCTGGCACTGGCCTCCGCGACCATCAACACCGTCGGCAAGTGGTCCGTACGCCGGCCGCGGCCGCTGCTGCAAGGCGTGCCCCTGAACCGGCAGCTGGCCACGCAGCCGCAGACCACATCCTTCCCGTCCGGGCACTCCGCGTCGGCCTTCGCCTTCGCCACCGGGGTGGCGCTGGCCTCCCCGGGCTGGGGAGCCGTCATGGCCCCGGTCGCCGCGTCCGTGGCGTTCTCCCGCGTCTACACCGGGGTGCACTACCCCTCCGACGTACTGGTGGGCGCGTCACTGGGGGTGGCCGCCGGGTTCGTCGTGCGCCGCCTCGCGCGCGACGCGCAGGAGGCCCGGGTCGTGCCGGGCGATGAGCGGACGGCCGCCGGGGCCCCCGCGCTGCCCGACGGGGCCGGGCTCACCGTGGTGGTCAACACCGGGTCCGGGACGGCCGCAGAGGGCCTCGACGCGCTGCGCACCCGCCTGCCCGCGGCCGAGGTGATCGAGTGCGAGGGCCCGGAACTGCCCGCCACGCTCGCGAAGGCGGCCTCGCGGGCCACCGTGCTCGGGGTCTGCGGTGGCGACGGCACGGTCAACGCGGCCGCCACCGCCGCACTGGGAGCCGGGGTGCCGCTGGCCGTGTTCCCCGGCGGCACCCTCAACCACTTCGCGCTGGACCTCGGCCTCGCCGGAGCCGAGGCGACGTGCGAGGCCGTGGCGCAGGGCCAGGCCGTCCGCGTCGGCGTGGGCCGCTTCTCCCCGGGGCCCGGCGGCGAGAGCGGCTACTTCCTGAACAACTTCAGCATCGGCGCCTATCCGGAACTGCTGGGCCACCGACTGCGCTGGGCCCCGCGCATCGGCGGCGGCCCGGCCGCGCTGCTGGCGGCCTGGCGGGTCCTGCGCTCCCAGCGGCCCGTGCGGCTGAGGCTGGCCGGGCGGCCCCGGAGCGTATGGCTGCTCTTCGCGGGCAACGGCACCTACCACGGCACCGGCCCCACCCCCCGCCGCCGCGACAGTCTCGGCGAGGGCCTGCTGGACCTGCGGCTCGTCCACGGCGGCGGCCGCCCCGGCCCCCGGCTCCTGGCCGCCGCCTTCACGGGCCCGCTGAGCCGCTCGCCCGTCCACGTGGCCACCCGCCTGCGCAGCCTGCGCATCGGGGACATCCCCGCGGGCACCCCGCTCGCCTACGACGGCGAGTACGCCGAGGCCCCCACCG